The Sphingobium sp. JS3065 genome includes a region encoding these proteins:
- the rarD gene encoding EamA family transporter RarD, protein MLAAMGAYAAWGLLPIFFRLLHHVNAVEIVSQRILWSLLLVTVLLLARRNLPALSAILRDRRLMLPLAGSALMIGLNWLTYVWAVNGGHVIAASLGYFLNPLVNVGLGVLLLHERLRRGQAVAVGIAAVGVAVMAATALTTLWISVALALTFAFYGLIRKLTPVAPMTGLGVETLLLTPPAIGYLVWLSAHGGVSFGQDMATTILLIVTGLVTTVPLVLFATAAQRLPMATLGLLQYLAPTLQFLCGILLFGEKLTVGQMASFALIWLGLILFATDSLTAARRNRLATI, encoded by the coding sequence TTGCTCGCCGCGATGGGCGCTTATGCCGCATGGGGGCTGTTGCCGATCTTCTTCAGGCTGCTGCACCATGTAAATGCGGTGGAGATCGTCAGCCAGCGCATCCTCTGGTCGCTGCTGTTGGTCACGGTTCTGCTGCTGGCGCGGCGGAACCTGCCCGCGCTGTCGGCCATTTTGCGGGATCGCCGACTCATGCTGCCGCTGGCGGGATCGGCCCTGATGATCGGCTTGAACTGGCTGACCTATGTCTGGGCCGTGAATGGCGGCCATGTGATCGCCGCCAGCCTTGGCTATTTCCTCAATCCGCTGGTCAATGTCGGGCTGGGCGTGCTGCTGCTCCACGAACGGCTGCGGCGCGGACAAGCGGTTGCGGTCGGGATCGCCGCGGTGGGCGTCGCCGTCATGGCGGCGACCGCCCTGACCACGTTGTGGATCAGTGTCGCGCTGGCGCTGACCTTCGCTTTCTACGGGCTGATCCGCAAGCTGACGCCCGTGGCGCCGATGACGGGTCTGGGCGTGGAGACGCTGCTGCTGACGCCGCCTGCCATCGGCTATCTGGTCTGGCTGTCGGCGCATGGCGGCGTCAGTTTCGGGCAGGACATGGCGACGACCATCCTGCTGATCGTCACCGGCCTGGTGACCACGGTGCCGCTGGTGCTCTTCGCGACCGCCGCCCAGCGGCTGCCCATGGCCACCCTGGGCCTGCTGCAATATCTGGCGCCGACGCTGCAATTTCTGTGTGGCATCCTGCTTTTCGGGGAAAAGCTGACGGTGGGCCAGATGGCGAGCTTTGCATTGATCTGGCTGGGCCTGATCCTGTTCGCGACGGACAGCCTGACCGCCGCCCGCCGCAATCGTCTGGCGACGATTTAG
- a CDS encoding dihydroorotase, with the protein MTFDLLLKNGTVHTPGGAESVDVGVSGGRIVAIGTSLGAAGEVIDCTGLDVLPGCIDSQVHFREPGLEHKEDLESGSRAAVLGGVTAVFEMPNTNPNTDTAERVHDKLKRAHHRMWCDHAFYVGATADNAGQLKEFERIPGTAGVKIFMGASTGSLLVDDDEALSRVLASGTRRVAIHAEDEARMNARKDLRVEGDPSSHPVWRDDESAMIATKRIIDLARKARRRIHILHVTTPAELEYIARNKDIATCEVTPQHLTLAAEDAYPRLGTYAQMNPPIRSGAHRDGLWHWLNQGVPDVLGSDHAPHTIEEKAKPYPASPSGMPGVQTLVPLLLNHVAEGRLSLRRFIELTSSGPQRVFGLVGKGRIALGYDADFTVVDLKKRWTVGSDWLASRCDWSPFEGMELTGKAVGTIIRGHRVMWEDALANQAVGEAVRFEATEFA; encoded by the coding sequence ATGACCTTCGACCTCCTTCTCAAGAACGGCACCGTCCACACCCCCGGCGGCGCGGAAAGCGTGGATGTAGGCGTCAGCGGCGGCAGGATCGTCGCTATCGGCACGTCCCTGGGCGCCGCGGGCGAGGTGATCGACTGCACAGGACTCGACGTGCTGCCCGGCTGCATCGACAGCCAGGTCCATTTCCGCGAGCCGGGGCTGGAGCATAAGGAGGACCTGGAATCGGGCAGCCGCGCGGCGGTGCTGGGCGGCGTCACCGCCGTCTTCGAAATGCCCAACACCAACCCCAATACCGACACGGCTGAACGGGTTCACGACAAGCTGAAGCGCGCCCATCATCGCATGTGGTGCGACCACGCCTTCTATGTCGGCGCCACCGCCGACAATGCCGGGCAGTTGAAGGAGTTTGAGCGGATACCCGGCACGGCGGGCGTCAAGATATTCATGGGGGCCTCGACCGGCAGCCTGCTGGTCGACGATGACGAGGCTCTGTCCCGCGTCCTCGCCAGCGGCACACGGCGCGTCGCCATCCATGCCGAGGACGAAGCGCGGATGAACGCCCGCAAGGATTTGCGGGTGGAGGGCGACCCGTCCTCCCACCCCGTCTGGCGCGACGATGAAAGCGCGATGATCGCGACGAAGCGCATCATCGACCTGGCCCGCAAGGCCCGCCGCCGCATCCACATCCTGCATGTGACGACGCCCGCCGAACTGGAATATATCGCCCGCAACAAGGATATCGCCACCTGCGAGGTCACGCCCCAGCATCTGACCCTGGCGGCGGAGGACGCCTATCCGCGCCTGGGCACCTATGCGCAGATGAACCCGCCGATCCGGTCCGGGGCGCATCGCGACGGCCTGTGGCACTGGCTGAACCAGGGCGTGCCGGATGTTCTGGGCAGCGATCATGCCCCGCACACGATAGAGGAAAAGGCGAAGCCCTATCCCGCCTCGCCCAGCGGCATGCCCGGCGTCCAGACGCTGGTGCCGCTGCTGCTCAATCATGTCGCGGAGGGGCGGTTGTCGCTGCGCCGGTTCATCGAACTGACCTCCTCCGGCCCGCAGCGCGTCTTCGGGCTGGTGGGGAAGGGGCGCATCGCGCTCGGTTATGATGCCGATTTCACCGTGGTCGATCTCAAGAAGCGCTGGACCGTCGGCAGCGATTGGCTGGCTTCCCGCTGCGACTGGTCGCCTTTCGAAGGTATGGAACTGACCGGCAAGGCGGTCGGCACCATCATCCGCGGGCATCGCGTGATGTGGGAAGATGCGCTTGCCAATCAGGCGGTGGGCGAGGCGGTGCGGTTCGAGGCGACTGAATTCGCCTAA
- a CDS encoding YgfZ/GcvT domain-containing protein: MIGTTLTDRTLLRISGEEAKIFLQGLLTRDVPGLKAGEPRWTALLTPQGKTLFDFILWADGDDVLIDCEAAQADALVRRLTLYRLRRKVAIAREETLAVHWALEAQNRPFDPRLPALGHRWIAPPDDGDASAAFRAHRLALGVFEGAGELGQDQILWLETNAGELGGVDYDKGCYVGQENTARMHYRNKVNRRLVAVPLAEADEKRQKAALPDLGLSIELRRVEDIDPAALPGWLSGAMAEQAAE, translated from the coding sequence ATGATTGGCACCACCCTAACCGACCGCACGCTCCTCAGAATTTCCGGCGAGGAGGCGAAAATCTTCCTGCAAGGCCTGCTGACCCGCGACGTGCCGGGGCTGAAGGCGGGCGAGCCGCGCTGGACCGCGCTGCTGACGCCGCAGGGCAAGACGCTGTTCGACTTCATCCTTTGGGCGGACGGAGACGATGTGCTGATCGATTGCGAGGCGGCACAAGCGGACGCGCTGGTAAGGCGGCTGACGCTTTATCGGCTGCGGCGCAAGGTGGCGATTGCGCGGGAAGAGACGCTGGCGGTTCATTGGGCGCTGGAGGCGCAGAACAGACCCTTCGACCCCCGCCTGCCAGCGCTGGGGCATCGCTGGATCGCGCCGCCGGACGACGGCGACGCATCGGCGGCTTTTCGGGCGCACAGGCTGGCGCTGGGGGTGTTCGAGGGGGCCGGGGAACTGGGACAGGACCAGATTTTGTGGCTGGAAACCAATGCCGGGGAACTGGGCGGCGTCGATTATGACAAGGGCTGCTATGTCGGGCAGGAAAACACCGCCCGCATGCATTATCGCAACAAGGTCAACCGGCGGCTGGTGGCCGTGCCGCTCGCCGAAGCCGATGAGAAGCGCCAGAAGGCGGCGTTGCCTGACCTTGGCCTGTCGATCGAACTGCGGCGGGTGGAAGATATCGATCCTGCTGCCCTGCCCGGCTGGCTCTCCGGCGCGATGGCGGAGCAGGCGGCCGAATGA
- a CDS encoding glutaminyl-peptide cyclotransferase — MMRILVALLGAWLLVAPAQAETRWTLVRSYPHDPAAFTEGLFYHDGALYESTGLEGESEIRKVDLKNGKVLNRRIVPRPYFGEGIVNWKDRLISLTWRHRQGFVWKLNDFSPVSQFRYEGEGWGLTQDGRSLIMSDGTAQLRFLDPEKLTEERRITVTWNGRPVDRLNELEYVKGEIWANIWYDSHIVRIDPRSGSVIDWLDIAPLLKASGASDSEAVANGIAYDTKADRLFVTGKNWAKLFEIKIGQ, encoded by the coding sequence ATGATGCGTATCCTCGTCGCGCTGCTGGGCGCATGGCTGCTGGTCGCGCCAGCGCAAGCGGAAACGCGGTGGACGCTGGTCCGAAGCTATCCGCATGATCCGGCCGCCTTTACCGAGGGGCTCTTCTATCATGACGGCGCGCTGTACGAGAGCACCGGGCTGGAGGGCGAGTCCGAGATTCGCAAGGTCGACCTTAAGAACGGCAAGGTGCTGAACCGCCGGATCGTGCCCCGCCCCTATTTTGGCGAGGGAATCGTCAACTGGAAGGACCGGCTGATCAGTCTGACCTGGCGGCATCGGCAGGGCTTCGTCTGGAAGCTGAACGATTTTTCGCCGGTTTCCCAGTTTCGTTATGAAGGCGAAGGCTGGGGACTGACGCAGGACGGCCGCAGCCTCATCATGAGCGACGGCACGGCGCAGTTGCGGTTTCTGGACCCCGAAAAACTGACCGAGGAACGGCGGATCACGGTGACCTGGAACGGCCGTCCCGTGGATCGGCTGAACGAACTGGAATATGTGAAGGGCGAGATCTGGGCCAATATCTGGTATGACAGCCATATCGTCAGGATCGACCCGCGCTCGGGATCGGTCATCGACTGGCTCGACATCGCCCCGCTGCTGAAAGCCAGCGGAGCAAGCGACAGCGAGGCGGTGGCCAACGGCATCGCCTATGACACGAAGGCCGACCGCCTGTTCGTGACCGGAAAAAACTGGGCCAAATTGTTCGAGATAAAGATCGGGCAGTGA